The Mycolicibacterium hassiacum DSM 44199 genome includes a window with the following:
- a CDS encoding ABC transporter ATP-binding protein, giving the protein MAEIVLDRVTKRYPNGATAVKDLSLTIADGEFIILVGPSGCGKSTTLNMIAGLEDITSGELRIDGERVNEKAPKDRDIAMVFQSYALYPHMTVRQNIAFPLTLAKLKKDEIARKVEEAAKILDLTELLDRKPAQLSGGQRQRVAMGRAIVRNPKAFLMDEPLSNLDAKLRVQMRAEIARLQDKLGTTTVYVTHDQTEAMTLGDRVVVMLDGVAQQVGTPEELYNRPVNLFVAGFIGSPAMNFFPATLTDVGVQLPFGEVTLTPDVLDLLARYEPKKNVIVGVRPEHIEDAELLDVYAKIRALTFEVTVELVETLGADKYLHFKTEGAGAHASQLAKLAAESGAGENEFVARVSADSKARQGQKVQLALDTTKLLIFDPDTGRNLTLPEGQTAPAAPSPPGE; this is encoded by the coding sequence ATGGCCGAGATTGTGTTGGACCGGGTGACCAAGCGTTACCCCAACGGCGCGACGGCCGTGAAAGACCTGTCGCTGACGATCGCCGACGGCGAGTTCATCATCCTGGTCGGTCCGTCCGGCTGCGGAAAGTCGACCACACTCAACATGATCGCCGGCCTGGAGGACATCACCTCCGGCGAGTTGCGCATCGACGGCGAGCGGGTCAATGAGAAGGCGCCCAAGGACCGCGACATCGCCATGGTGTTCCAGTCCTATGCGCTCTACCCGCACATGACCGTCCGGCAGAACATCGCCTTCCCGCTGACCCTGGCCAAGCTCAAGAAGGACGAGATCGCCCGCAAGGTCGAGGAAGCCGCGAAAATTCTTGACCTGACGGAGCTTCTGGATCGCAAGCCGGCGCAGCTGTCCGGTGGCCAGCGGCAGCGGGTGGCGATGGGCCGCGCGATCGTGCGCAACCCCAAGGCGTTCTTGATGGACGAGCCGCTGAGCAACCTCGACGCCAAGCTGCGGGTGCAGATGCGTGCCGAGATCGCGCGGCTGCAGGACAAGCTGGGCACCACCACCGTCTACGTCACCCACGATCAGACCGAGGCGATGACGCTGGGGGATCGGGTGGTGGTGATGCTCGACGGAGTGGCCCAGCAGGTCGGCACCCCCGAGGAGCTCTACAACCGCCCGGTCAACCTGTTCGTGGCGGGCTTCATCGGTTCGCCGGCGATGAACTTCTTCCCGGCCACCCTCACCGATGTCGGGGTGCAGTTGCCGTTCGGCGAGGTGACCCTGACCCCGGATGTGCTCGATCTGCTGGCGCGGTACGAGCCGAAGAAGAACGTCATCGTCGGGGTGCGGCCGGAGCACATCGAGGACGCCGAGCTGCTCGACGTGTACGCCAAGATCCGGGCGTTGACCTTCGAGGTCACCGTCGAGCTGGTGGAGACGCTGGGCGCCGACAAGTACCTGCACTTCAAGACCGAGGGCGCCGGCGCGCACGCCAGCCAGCTGGCGAAGCTGGCCGCGGAGTCGGGGGCGGGGGAGAACGAGTTCGTCGCGCGGGTGTCGGCGGATTCGAAGGCCCGCCAGGGGCAGAAGGTCCAGCTGGCGCTGGACACCACCAAACTGCTGATCTTCGACCCGGACACCGGCCGGAACCTGACCCTGCCCGAGGGGCAGACCGCGCCAGCTGCGCCGAGCCCGCCGGGCGAGTGA
- a CDS encoding carbohydrate ABC transporter permease, with protein MTARRATGWIVVDVLVIAYALLPVLWILSLSLKSTATVKDGKLIPSQITFENYRAIFQGNFFSSALINSIGIGLITTVIAVTIGAMAAYAVARLEFPGKRLLVGAALLIAMFPQISLVTPLFNIERRVGLFDTWPGLIIPYITFALPLAIYTLSAFFREIPWDLEKAAKMDGATPGQAFRRVIAPLAAPGIVTAAILVFIFAWNDLLLALSLTATDRAITAPVAIANFTGSSQFEEPTGSIAAGAMVITIPIIIFVLIFQRRIVSGLTSGAVKG; from the coding sequence GTGACCGCGCGGCGCGCGACCGGCTGGATCGTGGTGGATGTTCTGGTCATCGCCTACGCGCTGCTACCGGTGCTGTGGATCCTGAGCCTGTCGCTGAAGTCGACCGCAACGGTCAAGGACGGCAAGCTGATTCCCAGTCAGATCACATTCGAGAACTACCGGGCGATCTTCCAGGGCAATTTCTTCAGCTCGGCGCTGATCAACTCGATCGGCATCGGTCTGATCACCACGGTGATCGCGGTGACCATCGGTGCGATGGCCGCCTACGCCGTCGCCCGCCTGGAGTTCCCGGGCAAGCGGCTGCTCGTCGGGGCGGCGCTGCTGATCGCGATGTTCCCCCAGATCTCGCTGGTCACACCGCTGTTCAACATCGAGCGCCGGGTCGGGCTGTTCGACACCTGGCCCGGGCTGATCATCCCGTACATCACCTTCGCGCTGCCGCTGGCGATCTACACGCTCTCGGCGTTCTTCCGCGAGATTCCCTGGGACCTGGAGAAGGCGGCCAAGATGGACGGCGCCACACCCGGTCAGGCCTTCCGCAGGGTGATCGCCCCGTTGGCCGCGCCGGGCATCGTGACCGCCGCGATCCTGGTGTTCATCTTCGCCTGGAACGACCTGCTGTTGGCGTTGTCGCTGACCGCGACCGACCGCGCCATCACCGCGCCGGTGGCGATCGCGAACTTCACCGGCAGTTCGCAGTTCGAGGAGCCGACCGGATCCATCGCGGCGGGCGCGATGGTCATCACGATTCCGATCATCATCTTTGTCCTAATCTTCCAACGACGAATCGTCTCCGGGTTGACGTCTGGTGCGGTGAAGGGGTAG
- a CDS encoding carbohydrate ABC transporter permease produces MTTAETTADDVAPAATDDTRSERRLAYLLIAPAVILMIAVTGYPICYAVWLSLQRYNLAEPDDVEFVGLQNYITVLTDQYWWTAFTVTLAITVVSVAIEFVLGMALAMVMHRTIFGKGVVRTAILIPYGIVTVAASYSWYYAWTPGTGYLANLLPDGSAPLTEQIPSLAIVVLAEVWKTTPFMSLLLLAGLALIPQDLLNAAQVDGAGAWKRLTKIILPLMKPAILVALLFRTLDAFRIFDNIYILTGGANDTGSVSILGYDNLFKAFNLGLGSAISVLIFLSVAVIAFSYIKIFGAAAPGSEQEAR; encoded by the coding sequence GTGACCACCGCCGAGACCACCGCCGACGACGTGGCGCCGGCCGCCACCGACGACACCAGATCGGAGCGGCGGCTGGCGTATCTGTTGATCGCACCGGCGGTCATCCTCATGATCGCGGTGACCGGTTACCCGATCTGCTACGCGGTCTGGCTGAGCCTGCAGCGCTACAACCTTGCCGAACCCGACGACGTGGAGTTCGTCGGGTTGCAGAACTACATCACCGTGCTGACCGACCAGTACTGGTGGACGGCGTTCACGGTGACGCTGGCGATCACCGTGGTGTCGGTGGCGATCGAGTTCGTGCTCGGCATGGCGCTGGCCATGGTGATGCACCGCACCATCTTCGGCAAAGGCGTGGTGCGCACCGCGATCCTCATCCCGTACGGCATCGTGACCGTCGCCGCCTCCTACAGCTGGTACTACGCCTGGACGCCGGGCACCGGATATCTGGCCAATCTGCTGCCCGACGGCAGCGCCCCGCTGACCGAGCAGATTCCGTCACTGGCCATCGTGGTGCTGGCCGAGGTGTGGAAGACGACGCCGTTCATGTCGCTGCTGCTGCTGGCCGGTCTGGCGTTGATCCCGCAGGACCTGCTCAACGCCGCCCAGGTCGACGGCGCCGGTGCCTGGAAGCGCCTGACGAAGATCATTCTGCCGCTGATGAAACCGGCCATCCTGGTGGCGTTGCTGTTCCGCACCCTGGATGCGTTCCGGATCTTCGACAACATCTACATCCTCACCGGCGGGGCCAACGACACCGGCTCGGTGTCGATCCTGGGCTACGACAACCTCTTCAAGGCCTTCAATCTCGGCCTCGGGTCGGCGATCAGCGTGTTGATCTTTCTGTCGGTGGCGGTGATCGCGTTCAGCTACATCAAGATCTTCGGTGCGGCCGCACCGGGATCTGAGCAGGAGGCCCGCTGA
- a CDS encoding ABC transporter substrate-binding protein, translating to MRSRRLCAAAMAALTTASVVSACSADDGGIVINYYTPANESATFTAVAERCNEQFGGRFRIKQRNLPKSADDQRLQLARRLTGNDRSLDVMALDVVWTAEFAEAGWALPLSDDPAGLAEADAMSNTLPGPLETAKWDGKLYAAPVTTNTQLLWYRADLIPEPPETWDEMVQTATRLYREGGPSWIAVQGKQYEGLVVWFNTLLESAGGQVLSDDGQRVTLTDTPEHRAATVKALQTIKSVATAPGADPSITQTDETTARLALEQGKAALEVNWPYVLPSLLENAVKGGVPFLPLNTEPALRGSISDVGTFSPTDEQFEIAFNESKKVFGFAPYPGVEPGKPAKVTLGGLNLAVARTTRHKAEAFEAIRCIRNVENQRYTSIEGGLPAVRASLYDDPEFQAKYPQYAIIREQLTNAAVRPATPVYQSVSTRIAVTLAPITEIDPERTADELTEQVQKAIDGKGLIP from the coding sequence GTGCGCAGTCGGCGGCTGTGTGCAGCGGCGATGGCGGCGCTGACGACGGCTTCTGTGGTGTCGGCGTGCAGCGCCGACGACGGTGGCATCGTCATCAACTACTACACCCCGGCCAACGAGTCGGCCACCTTCACCGCGGTCGCCGAACGCTGTAACGAACAGTTCGGCGGCCGGTTCCGCATCAAACAGCGCAACCTGCCCAAGAGCGCCGACGACCAGCGTCTGCAGCTGGCTCGCCGACTGACCGGCAACGACCGGTCGCTGGATGTGATGGCGCTCGACGTGGTGTGGACCGCCGAGTTCGCCGAGGCCGGCTGGGCGCTGCCGCTCTCGGACGACCCGGCCGGGTTGGCCGAGGCGGACGCGATGTCGAACACGCTGCCCGGGCCGCTGGAGACCGCCAAGTGGGACGGCAAGCTGTATGCGGCACCGGTCACCACCAACACCCAATTGCTCTGGTACCGCGCCGATCTGATACCCGAACCGCCCGAGACCTGGGACGAGATGGTGCAGACCGCCACCCGTCTGTACCGCGAGGGTGGGCCGAGCTGGATCGCGGTGCAGGGCAAGCAGTACGAAGGCCTGGTGGTGTGGTTCAACACCCTTCTGGAAAGCGCTGGCGGACAAGTGCTTTCCGACGACGGTCAGCGGGTCACGCTGACCGACACGCCCGAGCACCGGGCCGCGACGGTCAAGGCGCTGCAGACCATCAAGTCCGTCGCCACCGCGCCCGGTGCCGACCCGTCGATCACCCAGACCGACGAGACCACCGCGCGGCTCGCGCTCGAACAGGGCAAGGCCGCGCTGGAGGTCAACTGGCCCTACGTGCTGCCGTCGCTGCTCGAGAACGCCGTCAAGGGCGGGGTCCCGTTCCTGCCGCTGAACACCGAACCCGCGCTGCGCGGCAGCATCAGCGACGTCGGCACCTTCTCCCCGACCGATGAGCAGTTCGAGATCGCCTTCAACGAGAGCAAGAAGGTGTTCGGTTTCGCGCCGTACCCGGGCGTCGAACCCGGCAAACCGGCCAAGGTGACCCTCGGCGGGCTCAACCTCGCGGTGGCCAGGACCACCCGCCACAAGGCCGAGGCGTTCGAGGCCATCCGCTGCATCCGCAACGTCGAGAACCAGCGCTACACCTCGATCGAGGGTGGCCTGCCCGCGGTGCGCGCCTCGTTGTACGACGATCCGGAGTTCCAGGCCAAGTACCCGCAGTACGCGATCATCCGCGAGCAGCTGACGAACGCCGCGGTGCGTCCGGCCACCCCGGTCTACCAGTCGGTGTCCACCCGGATCGCGGTCACGCTGGCGCCGATCACCGAGATCGATCCGGAACGCACCGCCGACGAGTTGACCGAACAAGTGCAGAAGGCGATCGACGGCAAGGGGCTGATCCCGTGA
- a CDS encoding general stress protein: MTSPFQPGQPAGVPPGVAGRRRIPALPTPPKGWPIGSYPTYEEAQRAVDYLADQQFPVERVTIVGVDLMQVERVTGRLTWPKVLGGGVLSGAWLGLFVGLILALLTMTPDPWAALLTGLVAGVFFGLITSAVPYAMARGTRDFSSTMQLVAGRYDVLCDPQNAERGRDLLARLTI; encoded by the coding sequence ATGACCAGTCCGTTTCAGCCTGGACAGCCGGCAGGTGTCCCCCCGGGGGTGGCCGGGCGTCGTCGAATCCCCGCGCTGCCCACGCCGCCGAAGGGCTGGCCGATCGGGTCGTATCCGACCTACGAGGAGGCTCAGCGCGCCGTCGACTACCTCGCCGACCAGCAGTTTCCGGTCGAACGGGTGACGATTGTCGGCGTGGACCTGATGCAGGTCGAACGCGTCACCGGCCGCCTGACGTGGCCGAAAGTACTCGGTGGCGGTGTGCTGTCCGGCGCCTGGCTGGGGCTGTTCGTCGGCCTGATCCTAGCCCTGTTGACCATGACGCCGGATCCGTGGGCCGCATTGCTGACCGGCCTGGTCGCCGGTGTGTTCTTCGGTCTGATCACCTCCGCGGTGCCCTATGCGATGGCACGCGGGACAAGAGATTTCAGTTCCACCATGCAGTTGGTCGCCGGGCGTTACGACGTGCTGTGCGACCCGCAGAACGCCGAACGCGGGCGGGATCTGCTGGCGCGCTTGACGATCTGA
- a CDS encoding DUF4190 domain-containing protein: MTNPDHGAGRSASASSGDGPNEGAYEPPPNGREAPPIEQVLGGYAPTQHLPARSAEGAPSTPGSDLPPAYQPPHYRREDYQTGPAYEPTQIAPQVDPEPWAAPETGLPPAYEQSGYPAPPADYPGDPGFLAPGGYPPQTGSPLYPRPEFGASPPGWGAPPPAYPPPAYPAPGYPQPGYGPYPPPTPTNGLAIASLVCSMLGLICGCVFSVPGIVLGLIALNQTKTSGGEGRGLAIAGIALSCAGLLLFMALMVAAAIG; the protein is encoded by the coding sequence ATGACAAACCCGGACCACGGCGCCGGCCGATCGGCGTCAGCTTCCTCCGGCGACGGTCCGAACGAAGGCGCTTACGAGCCGCCGCCGAACGGCCGGGAGGCTCCGCCGATCGAGCAGGTGCTGGGTGGCTACGCACCCACCCAGCACCTGCCGGCTCGATCGGCCGAAGGCGCACCGTCGACCCCGGGCTCCGACCTTCCCCCCGCCTACCAGCCCCCGCACTACCGGCGTGAGGACTATCAGACCGGCCCGGCCTACGAACCGACCCAGATCGCACCGCAGGTCGACCCCGAACCGTGGGCGGCACCGGAAACCGGTTTGCCGCCGGCGTACGAACAGAGCGGCTATCCGGCTCCGCCCGCCGACTACCCGGGAGATCCGGGTTTCTTGGCGCCCGGCGGGTACCCGCCGCAGACCGGCAGCCCGCTCTATCCGCGGCCGGAGTTCGGGGCCAGTCCGCCCGGCTGGGGTGCGCCCCCGCCGGCGTATCCCCCGCCGGCGTATCCGGCACCGGGATATCCCCAGCCCGGCTACGGGCCGTACCCGCCGCCGACCCCTACCAACGGCCTGGCGATCGCCTCGCTGGTGTGCTCAATGCTGGGCCTTATCTGCGGCTGCGTGTTCTCGGTCCCCGGCATCGTGCTCGGCCTGATCGCGCTGAACCAGACCAAGACTTCCGGCGGGGAGGGTCGAGGCCTCGCTATCGCCGGTATCGCGCTCAGCTGCGCGGGTCTGCTGCTTTTCATGGCGCTGATGGTCGCCGCGGCGATCGGCTGA
- a CDS encoding HpcH/HpaI aldolase/citrate lyase family protein translates to MENRYRPRRTILSVPGSSAKMIAKAKGLPADEVFLDLEDAVAPDAKEEARAQVAAALAEPGWSGQLRGVRVNDWTTPWTHADVIEVVSVAGAFLDIVVLPKVSDVSHIHALDLLLTQLEQKHGLPVGRIGIEAQIENAQGLTNIDAIAAGPRVQALVLGPADMSASLNMRTLEVGEQPEGYDVGDAHHYVLMRILVAARAHGVLAIDGPYLKVRDVEGFRRVAGRSAALGYDGKWVLHPDQIAAGNEVFSPRQEDYDRAELILEAYEWHTSRAGGARGAVMLGDEMIDEASRKMALVIAGKGRAAGMQRKGERFQPPA, encoded by the coding sequence GTGGAAAACCGTTATCGACCCCGCCGAACGATCCTGTCCGTCCCCGGTAGCAGCGCCAAGATGATCGCCAAGGCCAAGGGCCTGCCCGCCGATGAGGTGTTTCTCGACCTGGAGGACGCCGTCGCCCCCGATGCCAAGGAGGAGGCGCGCGCCCAGGTGGCCGCCGCGTTGGCCGAACCCGGGTGGTCGGGCCAGCTGCGCGGCGTCCGGGTGAACGACTGGACGACGCCGTGGACCCACGCCGACGTCATCGAGGTGGTGTCGGTGGCCGGCGCCTTTCTCGACATCGTGGTGCTGCCGAAGGTCAGCGACGTTTCCCACATCCATGCGCTCGACCTGTTGCTGACCCAGCTGGAGCAGAAGCACGGGCTTCCGGTGGGCCGCATCGGGATCGAGGCGCAGATCGAAAACGCCCAGGGCCTGACCAACATCGACGCGATCGCCGCCGGTCCGCGAGTGCAGGCGCTGGTGCTAGGTCCCGCGGACATGTCGGCCAGCCTCAACATGCGCACGCTCGAAGTGGGGGAACAGCCCGAGGGTTACGACGTCGGCGACGCCCACCACTACGTGCTGATGCGGATTCTGGTCGCCGCCCGCGCGCACGGTGTGCTCGCCATCGACGGTCCCTATCTGAAGGTGCGCGATGTCGAGGGCTTCCGGCGGGTGGCCGGGCGGTCCGCCGCGCTCGGGTACGACGGCAAGTGGGTACTGCATCCGGACCAGATCGCCGCGGGCAACGAGGTGTTCAGCCCGCGCCAGGAGGACTACGACCGCGCCGAACTCATCCTCGAGGCCTATGAATGGCACACCTCGCGGGCCGGTGGCGCACGTGGCGCGGTGATGCTCGGCGACGAGATGATCGACGAGGCCAGCCGCAAGATGGCGCTGGTGATCGCGGGCAAGGGCAGGGCCGCGGGCATGCAGCGCAAGGGTGAACGCTTCCAACCGCCGGCGTGA